The Anoplolepis gracilipes chromosome 14, ASM4749672v1, whole genome shotgun sequence genome includes a window with the following:
- the Nd-b15 gene encoding uncharacterized protein Nd-b15, translated as MPAKKEYYNLTPEQQKIALWRDVKRRELRELYLKDSAHPTKSLLFDTGMHRFGASKTALDQFFVPTLVGYLTKIGFVVGSIVLTGIIIKKRRDAREHLYRTGQVSYADRQFKFV; from the exons ATGCCTGCGAAGAAGGAATATTATAATCTCACGCCGGAACagcaaaaaattgcattatggAGAGACGTGAAACGAAGAGAATTGCGCGAGTTGTACCTGAAGGATTCGGCACATCCGACCAAGAGCCTCCTG tttgATACAGGAATGCACAGATTTGGCGCGTCAAAAACGGCATTAGATCAGTTTTTTGTACCTACACTTGTAGGTTACCTTACAAAAATAGGATTTGTTGTGGGTTCTATTGTGCTCActggaataattataaagaaaagaagg GATGCACGAGAACATTTATATCGTACCGGACAAGTAAGTTATGCGGACAGACAATTTAAATTCGTCTAA
- the LOC140673391 gene encoding trafficking protein particle complex subunit 5-like codes for MSSITISAIRPRTSILDKSLSKGKGEVSLSCFALLFSELVQYCQNRVYTVPELQNKLAEMGAEVGHRITDLLVMREKNGKREIKLLNVLLFVKSTMWKSLFGREADKLEHANDDERTYYIIEKESLVNKFVSVPKDKGSLNCASFVAGIVEAVLCDCGFPAKVTAHWHKGTTYMVKFDDAVVARDKQLEDR; via the exons atgtcGAGCATCACGATATCAGCCATAAGACCTCGGACCAGTATCCTCGACAAATCGTTGAGCAAAGGTAAAGGAGAGGTTAGCCTGAGCTGTTTTGCCCTCCTGTTCTCCGAACTCGTACAGTACTGTCAAAACAGAGTCTACACTGTTCCAGAGCTGCAGAATAA ATTGGCGGAGATGGGCGCCGAGGTCGGTCACAGGATAACGGACTTGCTCGTGATGCGAGAGAAGAATGGCAAACGCGAGATAAAATTGCTCAACGTATTGTTGTTTGTCAAAAGTACGATGTGGAAGTCTCTGTTTGGTCGAGAGGCTGATAAGCTGGAACACGCCAACGACGACGAGCGTACGTATTACATCATCGAGAAGGAATCTTTGGTAAACAAGTTTGTGTCGGTGCCCAAGGATAAGGGAAGCTTGAACTGCGCCTCCTTCGTCGCCGGTATCGTGGAGGCTGTACTTTGCGACTGCGGCTTT CCTGCAAAGGTCACCGCTCACTGGCACAAAGGAACCACGTATATGGTTAAGTTTGACGATGCTGTTGTTGCACGTGATAAACAACTTGAAGATCGgtaa
- the Ctsl1 gene encoding cathepsin L, producing MKSILALLLLAVIVTGDAISFSKILDAEWFIFKAHHKKVYKSPIEEGYRMKIFLDNKRKIVEHNRRYEMKEVGYKLGMNKYGDMLHHEIVNTLNGFNKSIGVSEMLESAGATFIEPANVELPKEVDWRKKGAVTAVKDQEQCGSCWAFSSTGALEGQHFRQTGVLISLSEQNLIDCSGKYGNNGCNGGLMDNAFRYIKDNKGLDTEKTYPYEAENDKCRYNPKNSGASDVGFVDIPEGDERKLKAAVATMGPVSVAIDASHESFHLYSEGVYYDPKCDSENLDHGVLIVGYGTDEETNEDYWLVKNSWGETWGEKGYIKMARNKNNNCGIASSASYPLV from the exons ATGAAGAGTATTCTGGCTTTGTTGTTGCTGGCGGTAATTGTCACGGGGGATGCTATTTCCTTTAGCAAAATTTTAGATGCCGAATGGTTTATTTTTAAG gcgcatcataaaaaagtttacaaatcCCCGATCGAAGAGGGATACAGAATGAAGATCTTCTTGGATAACAAGCGCAAGATTGTTGAACACAATCGCAGGTATGAGATGAAGGAAGTTGGCTACAAACTAGGAATGAACAAATATGGTGATATG tTACATCACGAAATTGTCAATACTTTGAATGGCTTCAATAAATCAATAGGCGTTAGCGAAATGTTAGAGTCTGCAGGAGCAACATTCATTGAGCCAGCTAATGTTGAATTACCAAAAGAAGTCGATTGGAGAAAGAAAGGCGCTGTCACTGCAGTTAAGGATCAAGAACAATGTGGATCCTGCTGGGCATTCTCTTCA ACTGGAGCCTTGGAAGGGCAGCATTTTAGACAAACTGGCGTTTTGATATCATTGAGTGAACAAAATTTGATCGATTGTTCCGGCAAGTATGGTAATAATGGCTGCAATGGTGGTTTGATGGATAATGCTTTTCGATATATCAAGGACAACAAAGGCCTTGATACTGAAAAGACCTATCCATACGAAGCAGAGAATGACAAATGCAG ATATAATCCGAAAAACAGCGGTGCTTCCGATGTCGGCTTTGTAGACATTCCAGAAGGAGACGAGAGAAAATTGAAAGCTGCGGTTGCCACCATGGGTCCAGTTTCAGTTGCCATTGATGCTTCTCACGAGTCCTTCCATCTTTATAGCGAAG gCGTTTATTACGACCCTAAATGTGATTCAGAAAATTTGGATCATGGTGTCCTGATTGTTGGTTATGGCACAGATGAAGAAACTAATGAGGATTATTGGTTAGTCAAGAACAGTTGGGGTGAAACATGGGGCGAGAAAGGATACATTAAGATGGCCaggaataagaataataactGCGGTATAGCGAGCAGCGCCAGCTACCCTCTTGTTTAA